Part of the Catalinimonas alkaloidigena genome is shown below.
GGCGATTTCAGCCACCATGCGCTGCATTTCCCCGTAGAAGGGAACAGAACGGCTCACCATGTCATCAAAGACGGTAGCTACTTTTTTGCTGAATTTAAAGTCATCTACCCGGTTGGTAGGTTCTTTAAACACCTCATCTTTAATATCAATAGTCTTTTCGGAGATATCTTTCACTCCTTCGTTTACTGAATCTTTCATAAAATTAAAGTCAATTACATGCTCTACTTAAATAATTTGCATTGCTTAAATCAAAACTTATAGTTAAAGTCTAGTCGCATTACCTGCGTCTCGTAATTGTTCTCATAACGAGCTGTAAAGGCTTCCTCCACAATATCCTGTCGGATACCAAAATTGTAAAACATATCGCTGATAGAGAAGGTGAGTTCTCCTTTGCCATTCATCATGCCTTTTTTGATACCTAAATCCACTGAGGAACGGGAAAGCTGCTCTCCCTGGGGAATATTTTTCGGTGCGTAATAGATTCCTGTCAGTTGAAGCTGAATATCTCTAGGCAAGTTGAACAGGCCATTGAGTTTGAAATCCCAGGTATTATCATCAGACTCATTGATGTTAAATGGACGTTCATAAGGAAAAAGTATTGTGCCCGTATAGGCATCAATATGATTGTTGTACCAGTTGAAACTACCCGATAGCTTGGCAAATTCATTGATATCCTGGGTAAGGATAAGTTCAACCCCAGTATTGGTAGCCCCCCCGGTGTTTTGATAAGTTTTGTTGATGATATTATAATCAGTATTACTGCTGTCAATGGCAAAAATACGCATGAAAGGATCTTCAATAATACGATGAAAGCCCGCCACATACATAGAACCAGTGGCCCAGAGGTATTTATAGGCCAGCTCAAAAGTCTGGGTAAATTGAGGGCGAAGGTAAGGATTACCTACTTTGAGCAGTTCAGGATCATCAAATTTGGGGAAGACCCGCAGTTCGGGCTCGCCGGTTCTGTCTACCCGGTTATTGTAAAAAGCTGAAAGGCGGTTGCTTTCATTGATTTTGTAGGTGAAGCGGATATTAGGAAACAGCCGGAAATAATCATAAGCATCATTGGTGGGATAATAAGCATTAGCCGGGTCCAGATTATAAAACACTTCGGTCTGCTCTGCCCTTATACCGCCCTCAATATCATAGAAGGGCTGCTCCAAGATATAGTTAAGGTAAGCAGCATAGAGATCTTCTCCCCATCTGGACCAATCGCCCAGATCAGGATAAATGATAGAATTTTCTCCGGGAGTGATGGCATACTCTACCGGCAGTCTTCTGATTCTTACTTTGGCACCGGCTTCCAGCCTGCCGCTCATCAGCGGTTTCACATAGTCAATACTGGCGGTGGTGGTATGTTCAATCGCCAGGATATTGGTCTTGTCTTTACCTTGTCGCACAGCTGAGCTATCGTTGAGGGAATAGGTTTCGTCTTCCCAGCCCCGGGTGTACTGAAGCCCAGCGTCCAGCGTATGCCCGGCGGATTCAAATTTATGTTTGTACTGTGCTGAGAGATTGATATAGCCGGTTACCTCTTCCTCATTCCAGGCGTAGTAGCGGTAGCGCCTTTCTGCATTCTGATCAATGTAGGCCACCTGTGCTGTATCCACGTGTCTTTCAAAGTCATAAATACCAGAGAAGGTAAGGGTGTTATTGTCATCCAGGTTCCAGTCTACGCCTCCGTTCAGGATATAGTGTACCTGTCGGCGGTTTTCAGGTACCTGTGAAATGGTATTCCGCCCATCACTATAGTTACGGATGGTAAATTCATTGTTGGGAAGCGCCTCCTGCAAAATGACTTGCGATTGCAGAAAATAATTGAGCTTGGGTGTACGATAGTTCAGGTTGAGGCTGGGGATAGCCTTAGGGTTATTTTGGAAGCTGCCAAGTTCGGTGGGCAGATCTTCCCTGGGTGGTGCTGAAAACGCGCCTAAACCAAGACTTAATCCCACATCACCGCTGAAACCGGATTCTTTTTCTTTCTTATAAATGATATTGATGATACCGGCCATGCCTGAGGCATCGTACTTAGCAGATGGGTTGTTGATGATCTCAATGCGTTCAATATTGGCAGCGGGAATATTATCCAGGGCTTTCTGGTTGCCAAAACCGGTAAGGCTGGACTGCTTACCATCTATCAGGACTGCCACTTTATCGCTCCCCCGGAGGATTACTTTTCCCTCCTGATCTACCGTTACGCCGGGCATGGTTTTCATCACATCCAGTACTGAGCCGCCAGACTGGGAAAGGATATTGTCTACATTAAAGGATTTTTGATCAAGGCCGGAGGATACAATTTCCCTTTGCCCTTCCACCACTACCTCATCCAGTTGAGCGCTAACTGCCTCCAGCGCAATAGTACCTACATCAAAATACGTATTGAGTTCACCTAACAAAACATCCACATTCCTGGGCTGATAACCGACAAAAGAAAAATGCAGGCTATATTTACCTTTCCTTAAACCTTCAATAGAAAACAGCCCCTCTTCATCAGTAATCACTCCGCTCACCAAGGTACTGTCCGGGACAGAAAAAACAGAGACGGACGAATAGGGAAGCGGTTCATTAGCACTGGCCTCCGATACTTTTCCGGAAATCGTATTGTCTCCCTGAGCCGTCAATGATGCTGAAAGTAACATCAGTGCGAGTAAAAAAATGTAGTGCTTCATTTGCCTGCTTTGAGTTATGCAAATGAATGAAGTAATTCTGTAGAAATTCTGGATATTGAGGTGGCTTTCAAAAAAGAATATGAATGGTATGGGTTTGCTCCTTTTGTTGATAAGTGACTTTCCAGTGATAAGTCTCACAAATCTTTTGCACCAGTGAAAGCCCCAGGCCCGATGATTCATGACTGGGATTTTCTTTGACGAAACGCTCAAAAAGTTTTTCCGGTGGATTCGTCAAAGCCAGTCCGGTATTACTGAATTCTAGTCCTTGGTTATCCAGGTAAATATTGATCTCCCCTTCTGCTATATTATGTTTGATAGCGTTGCTCATCAGGTTATTGATGAGTATGCCTGCAAGGGCTGGATTTATAGGAAATGTCCGCGTATATTCCTCCGAAATAAACTTGATGCTCAGCTGTTTATCGGCAAGCATCTCCTTAAAGTCTTTCAGGGTGTTGCTGATGACCTCCTTTAAATTGATCTTTTCCAGATGCTTAAACTGCCGGTTTTCAATTTTAGAAAGCAACAGCAGGCTTTGGTTGATTTTAGAAATGCGGTGAAGCCCCTGGCTGATTTTAGTTACAATTTTAGCGGCTTTCTCCTGCTGAATCTCTTCCTGTAAAAGGTCCAGGTTACTTTTGATGACCGCCAGCGGTGTTTGTATTTCATGGGAGGCATTTTCAGTAAATTCTTTTAACCTCAAATAATCTCCGTGGATCTTATCAGTCATTTTTCTGATGGCTGCATTAAGCTCCTGAAACTCCTGGATATCGGATTGGGTCTCTTTAACGGCCTGGGGATTATCTAGTTCGTAGCTGCGCAAGAGTTGAATATTTTCATAAAAACCTGCCCAAAGTTTTCGTATCTGAAAGTAGTTCACCAGCAAAAGTGCCAAGACCATGAGCATAAACAACAATACCAGAGACACTGTGACTGCAAGCAGTAATTTATCAGATTCTATCAAAGACTCCCTAAAAGTGAGCTGAAAAGGCTGACCTTCAAAAGTTTCGTATACGGTGATCTGCCGATAGGGTATCCATTGCCCCCGGTAGTGGTCCCATAGTACGGTATCCTGGAATGTGCGGGTATCCTGATAAGTATCAACTTGTTTGATTTCAAACTCTACTTCAGCAATATTTTCCAGCGGTATATCTTGCGCTCTAAGTTCTTCTATCTTCTTTTCTATCTCAAAATCCAGGATTTCAGAGATTTCCTCCCTAATGGCTGCCTGTATCATAAAATAAAACATCAGGCCTGCTGTCAGAAATACAGGCGTAGCGAGCAGCAGATAATAGCGGTTGGCCTTAGAGAGCAGCTTCAATCTTTGACGAATTTATACCCCATTCCATAAACAGCATGAAGGTAGTGGTTCTGACTATACTGATTCAGCTTTTTCCTCAGGTTTTTGACTTGGGAATAGATGAAATCATAAGAATCGGCTACATCCATATGGTCACCCCATAAGTGTTCGGCAATAGCCTCTTTGGAAATGACCCGCTGCGCATTGGCCATAAAAAACTCTAACAGTAAATATTCTTTTGGCGTCAGGTCTACAGCATGGCCATTGACATAAACTTCTTTGCGCTCAGGGATAACCAGTATATCCTGAAAGTTAATTTCATTGTTGCCCTGAAAGTTTCGCCTTCTAATCAAAGATTTGATGCGGGCGTTTAATTCTGCCAGGTGAAAGGGTTTGGTTAAGTAATCATCAGCACCAATATCTAGTCCTGTGATTTTATCATCCAGGGAATGTTTTGCCGAAATGATGATGATCCCTGCCAACGAGTAAATTTTCTTTAGCGTGCGGATAATCTCCAATCCATTTCCACCCGGCAAAGTGATATCTACCAGAATACAATCATACTCGTACATATTGACTTTCTCCTCGGCGGCCTTATAATCACTTGCAATCTCACAGAGATATTTTTCCTTGCTAAGAAAACTAACAATCGCTTCTGATAGTGTAGAGTCATCTTCAATGAGTAGAACCTTCATAAACAAATATGATTCCTGTTAATATAGTAAGAAAGTGATTTGATCTTGTTGTTGATTTGATTTTCTTAAAACGATCGTGGCTGTTACACAAATAAAATTTCAGTTCGTATTTAATAATAGTCCATCAATAAGAGAACTCATTTACGTGAGTTCATAGCTGATACTTCAGCAATTCTGCCACAGCCTGCTGATACTCATTTTCCAGTCTCAGATACTTGTCTTCTGCTTCATAGAAATACATGATTTCCATAAAGAATTCTATGGATGAGATTTCTCCCAAGCGCAAAGCCTTTTCCAGCAATGCGGTATTGTTTAGTTCTGAAAGCAATCCCTCATATTCCTGCAAAGTGTTCTGTAAAGTCTGCTGTTTCTCATACAATCTGCGAATTGTATAGAGATGCTCAGTCCTTTCTCTTGCCACTGCCTGATTACTCCAATTGATTTGCGCTTGCGCTAGCTTAATTTTGTTTTTATCTTCCCAAAGTGGAATGGAAATGCCAGCCATAAAGCCATTGTATTGCTGACCTAAGATAGCCTGGTACCGATAACCTGCCTGAAAAGAAGGTAAAACTAATGCCCGGTTTACTGACAACTGTTCCTGACTGACCTCTTGCTGCTGCTCATAATAATTAAGTGTCGGATCATTGGCTTCGGTGAGAGGCTCCAGTACCTCAAACTCAGGAATGTTATCCATCTCAGGATAGTTATCGGCAGTAAACAACATTTCTTCCCCTCCATTCAGGGCTGTAAGCTTTTCTGTCATTTGCACAATCTGACTTTCCAATACTATGAGTTCATTATTCAAATTGAGCCTCAGCAATTTGGCTTTGTTGACTTCCAAGATATTGGCATTCCCTTGCGCTAATCTGCGCCCATAATCCCGTACCAATTGCTCAGCATTGCTAAGGCGTTGGTTGAATACAGCCTGTTGTTTACGAGCATAAATTAACTCCAGGCAAAGCAGTTTGGCTTCCAAAAGCACTTGCTGACGCAATGAATCCAATACAAAAGAGAGTTGGTTGATCTGTGCTTCTGCTAAGTCTTTTTTTCTGAAATAAACAGAAGGAAAGTCAAAAGCCTGGGATACGGTCAAGTCTTTCTGCGTTCCTGCCTCAGCAGGTGTGCCGGGCAGGTATTCAAAAGCAAGCATTGGGTTGGGCAGGTAAATATCTGTCTTAAAGGACAAAGCCTGCGCTTCAACGTACTGTCTTCTGGCTTGTAGTGTAGGATTATTTTGCTCCACAGCACGTAATACTTCCTCCACGGTGTTTTGTGCCTCTACTTTCCGATTCAAGCCAAAGATTATAGTCAGCAGGATGATAAAAAAACAATATTTTTTCATAGCATAGGATGCGTTAATCATGCGTATTTTTTGCGGTAGAGCAGAAAGAACACTGCCGGAATGACGGCCAGGTTAAGCAGGGTAGCACTGAGTAAACCTCCCAATATCACCACTGCCATAGGGCTTTGTATTTCATTGCCTGCTTCTGCCCCGGATAAGGCCAGAGGAATCAGGGCCAGCCCCGTAGTAAAAGCAGTCATTAGAATGGGATTCAGCCTGTCCAGAGAACCTTCAATCAGGGTTTCATACAGGTTTTTTCCTTCAATGAGCAGACTTTGGTAATGCGAAATAAGCAATATGCCATTACGGGTGGCAATGCCAAACAAACTGATAAAACCAATGGTGGAAGCAATGGATACGATACCGGAAGTAAAAAAGACAATGATCACCCCACCAATGAGTGCTAGTGGCAGATTAAGCAGTACAATCCCGGATAACGTCAGATCATTAAACTCTAGATAGAGTAAGAGAAAGATAATGATCATAGCAGCAATAGAAGCCAGGAGAAGTAAACGGGAAGCATTGGCCTCACTTTCAAACTGTCCACCATATTCTATCCTGTATTCCTGAGGTAGTTCTACATTTTCAGCAATGCGCTGCTGAATCTCATTGACTACTCCTCTTAAATCTCTTCCTGAGACATTGGCGGATACTACCACTTTACGCTGTACATCTTCCCGGTTGACGTTATACGGACTACCGGCTACACTGACATCAGCTACATAATAGAGGGGTATTTTTTTACCTTCATAAGTATCCAGTGGGGCATTGCGGATACTTTCCAAATCACCACGGCTCTCCTCTTCATAGCGCAGGACCAGATCAAAGCTTTGCTGTCCTTCATACACTTGAGAAACTGTTTCTCCCGCAAAAGCCACGTCTACAAAGTCCATGAGTTCCTGCATACGGATACCATATTTGGCCAGCAGTGCACGTTTGGGTTTAATCCTGAGTTGAGGCACTTCTATCTGCTGCTCTACATTCAGGTCTACCAATCCTTCCACCCCTTCAATTTGCGTTTGAATTTCATTACCCAGGTTGAATAAGCGAGAAAGGTCAGGACCGAAGATTTTGATGGCGATATTGGCTCTTGTGCCGGAGAGCATATGGTCAATGCGGTGGGCAATAGGCTGGCCTATGGTAATATTAGCCCCCGGCACTACACTGAGCTTTTCCCTTAAGTCTGATAGAAAGGCTTCTTCTGAGCGATCCTGCAAAACAAAGGGTGCATCCACTTCAGAGGCATTGACCCCTTGCGCATGTTCATCCAGTTCTGCCCGGCCCGTACGGCGTGAAGTGACCTCAATCTCAGGCATGGAAAGCAGTATCTCTTCCACCAGTGTACCGGTTTTATCTGATTCTTCTAATGAAATTCCAGGAGGCGTCACTACGCTGATCACTAACGAGCCTTCGTTAAATTCAGGCAGGAAACTTCTGCCCAGCTGCGTCATCATCACCAGTGCTACTGCAAAAAGCACTAGCGTACCCGCCAGCACTGCTTTGGGCAATTTCAGTACGCGTTCCAGCACCCAGCGGTAACGGTGAGATAACCAGCGTTCTACTTTACTACCTTCCGCCTGTTTGAGGAGGCGGTCCCTATTCTTGAGCAGATAGCTGCTCAGTACCGGAGTAAGGGTTACGGCTACCAGCAAAGAAGTCAGTACGGCGGTGATAAAAGAGATTCCTAAAGGACGCAGCAGTCGCCCTTCCATCCCGGAAAGGAAAAACAAAGGAATGAAGGCTACAATGATGATCAGCGTAGCAATCATGATGGAGTTTCTGATCTCTTTGGATGCCTGATAGACAATTTGTACGACTGGCATACGCTCAGCTTCAGACTTTCGGGCATTCTCCCGCAGTCGTTTATAGATATTCTCCACATCTATGATGGCGTCATCTACCAGCACCCCAATGGCAATGGCCATCCCTCCCAGACTCATGGTATTGATGGTCAATCCCAATAGCTTAAGTACAATGATGGTCACAAACAAAGAGAGCGGAATAGCCAGCAGAGAAATGATGGTAGTCCGAAAGTTGAGCAGAAACAGAAAGAGCACCAGCGTTACAAAAAAGGCTCCTTCCAGCAGGGTTCTTTGTAGATTGTCAATGGAAGCCTGGATGAAGTTGGCCTGCCGGAAGATGTGGGTATTGATGTTAACCCCTTCAGGAAGTTGCGTCTGCATATCCGCCAGTTCTGAGTCTATGCGCTCGGTGAGTTCCAGCGTATTGGTTTCAGGTTGTTTGAGCACGGTCAAAATCACCGCATCTTCTCCTTTCATGGAACCATCCCCGATCTTGGGAGCAGCGCCGATGGTGAGTTCAGCCACATCAGCGATGGTGACTGGCGTTTGGTCTACTACTTTGATGACAGATTGCCCCATCTCAGGAAGCGCAGTGGTTTTCCCTTCTCCACGGATGATGTATTGATTACCGTATTCATTCAAAAAGCCCCCGGAAGCATTCACATTGGCTCCGGCCACTGCTTCTTCCAGTTCTGAGAAAGTGACACCATAATACTTCATCCGTTCCGGTGAGGCCAGTACCTGATACTGCTTATAATCTCCTCCAATGACAACTACTTGAGAAACTCCACCTACCGATAACAAACGTTTCCGGATGGTCCAGTCAGAAAGGGTGCGCAGTTCCATGGGGGAAACTTCATCAGAACTCACACTAATAAGCATAATCTCTCCCATGATAGAAGATACCGGTGCCAGCACCGGACTTCCGATACCCGGGGGCAGGTTTTCTTCTACCTGAGTAAGCTTTTCGCTGACAATCTGCCTGGCTCGGTAGATTTCCGTTCCCCATTCAAATTCTGCCCATACGATGGAAATCCCCATCGCAGAAGAAGAGCGTATCCTGCGTACATTGGGAGCCCCATTGAGTGCAGATTCTATCTGATAACTCACCAAACGTTCCACTTCTTCAGTAGCCATACCATGTGCTTCGGTAAGCACGGTTACGGTGGGAGCAGTGAGGTCAGGAAAGACATCCACATCCATTTCAAGGGCAATGACCGTACCGGCTACAGAAACTGCCAGTGCCAGAAAAAGGACCAGCAGGCGGTTTTGTAAAGATGCATTGATAATTCTATTCAGCATAGCTGTTCTGCTTTAGTGGGAATGACCATGCGCCGGTACAGAAGAAGACATAGAAGCCATTTTGACCTGATAGGCCCCTTGTGTAACCACCATAGCCCCCGGAGCTATGCCTTTTAACACTTGTACCTGCAATCCATCATCAGCACCCAACCGAACTTCTCTTTTGGCAAAAGACTCACCGCTGATCTGTTCATAGACATAATAGGTGCCGTAGTCTTCCATCAGTGCTGATTTGGGGATGACCAGTACATTCTCCAGGGTTTGGGTTTTGAGGTAAAGCTCCAGAAATGAACCGGAAAGCAGATTTCCCTGATTATCAAGCTCAAAGTAGACTGGCAGATAATGCGCATCTCCTCCGGCACTCTTTCCATAGGATAGCAGCTTACCATTAAAGCTGTCCAGATCATGTACCTGCTCCTGATAAGAAGTCTTGAAATTGGCTGAACGTATCTGGGGAAGCTTCTGAAAGTACTTTTGGGATACTTCTCCTTTGATCATCAGCCGCTGATCTTGTGAAATAGTAGCCAATGGAGCACCGCTGTTGACATAAGCTCCTTCTTCTACCAGTATATTTTTGATAAACCCCAGGATAGGTGACTGTATCTGTTGGCCTTGAGTGCCGTAATTATTCGCCAGATTATTATAATTGGCCTGGGCGACTTCAAAATCTGCTTTGATCTCCTGAAAGTTTTTTCTTGAAATGATCTGATCTTCTACCAGTGCCTGTGCTCTTTCATAATCGGCCTGTGCCCGTTCATATTCAGCCCTTGCCTGTTGCAGGCGGGTGCCAAGGTTGTTTTCGGTAAAACCCGCAGACTGAATATTGAAAATTCTTTCCCCATTTTGCACAGGCTTACCTACTACGATCTGAGAACCTGCAAAAGTAACATTACCGCTGGTCCGGGCATTAATCACTCTTTCTTCCCCTGGCACGGGCATGATCTGCCCGGAAGTTTTGATTACTTCATGGATGTCTCTTTTCTCGACAGCCTTTACCTGAAAATTTACTTTCCAGGCTTGCTCTTTCAAGAAAGTGACTTCTCCTTCCTCCTGTTCGGGGGCATGCTCCACAGCCTCTTCGGTAGTGGCATATACTTCCAGTGAATCAATGATAATACGCTCCTGCATACCAGGCGCATTCAATTCAAAAATAAGCCGGGCTTGCCCTGCCTGTTTGGGCTGTAAGGCAGGGTTGAAGATCCCGGGTGAAGAAGGCGCATCCACCTTTTGACGTATGCCCTTATCTCCCTGCACCAGGCTCACGGTTACTGAACCTTCAGTGACCGGTTTATAATCTTCTAATCGGGTAAAGTGCGCGGCAAAAGAGCTGAGCTGTCCCACTATCAAAGGCTGGAATTCTACAAACAGCTCCAAACTATCGGTCCATACGGTATAGGATAAAGCCTCAGCACCATGTTCGTGCCCGCCTTCTCCATGCGTATGTTCCTCATCTGGGCTGAGCTGGCAACCATAACCCAAAAGGGCTATGGCCACCAGAAACCATATTGGCTTATACATGATAAAAATAATTTTTAGGTGCGCTTAATGATCATGATCCTCTCCGTCCTCATGCATCTGTTCGTGATGCGTAGAGTCGGATACACTGAACTCTTCCTGCTCATGATCTTCATGATCGGCATGGGTAGAACCATCTTCGTGAGTATGGGTGCCTTCATCATGGCTATGTCCATGATCATCAAGTAGATGTACCAGTGCAGGCAGATAGGTATAGAATTGATAGTAAAGCGATATATAAGAAGCTTTTCATTTTCTTAAAAATTTGAATGTTAAAACAAGGGAATAGAAAAGACAGACCTTTACCTGTAATGTGATAAAGATCCCATGCAACATTTAAGAAAATGAAGGAGGGCCACGGCGGGAAGTAGTGTTGAGATATAAAAGTTGAAGTGCTTTATGGTGTTGCCATTCGGGAGGCTTGGGAATCTTGAATAAAAGAAAGAGGCTCCAGGCAATGCTATAGAGCAGGAATAACAGGACCGCTACCAGAGGAACAAACAAGCTTTTGTTACTGGTAAAGTCGGTAAAATGGTTTACTCCCAGATTGGCATGCGCCAGTAAGCTGGTTAGACCCAGAAGCGAATCTGTATCTTCTGAAGAATTATTCTCTGAACTTTCGCCGTGATGATGATGTGATCCATCACTATGATGATGCGTTACGGAATGATCCACCTCTTCTGCTTCAATATGTACATGAGGTATAGCATTATGCAACAATACACCTGCATAAAGAATAAGCATCAAAGTACTTGCTATGGTAGATCGCCAGTTCATTAAGCCAAAGATAAAATAATTTTCCTGACTTAAGGACATTTCATGCTCTTCTTTCTCTTACAGTAAAAGCTAACTGATATGGATAAATTTGATTTGGGAGCTTAAGTAAGAAAAGTATATTAATTTTTATCGTACAGCAAAGAGGCCAAAGACCACAAAAGCTGACAGCCCAAATGATCAGTATGATTACTTTCCATTAATGACTAAGGCTATCAGCACGCTGAGGGCTGGAAGAACCTGGCCTTATTTATCTTTTTCAACCATCATATATACCTTACCTGAATGGCCGCTTGGACCTTCCGTATCAGAAGTTAATATGTAGACTTCCCCTTTGGAATTTTGTCCAAAGCCTAACAAGTAAGAGTTCAAATCACCAGTGGGTGTGTTAGTAAATTCTATCTGATGGAAATCCCATAGCCCTGCACTCCCTTTGGGTTTTGCTATGAACACCAATCCATTAGGTGCTTCATGAGTGGCACTCCAGGTACCAAAAATATACTGGCCGTTCCATTTTGGTAATTCATCTCCCCTGTAAACATATCCCGCCACTACCACAAGACCTAAACCACCAGGTTGTTTAGAATTTTTAAATTCAATGACAGGATCAATCAGCGGATCTCCTTCCGGATCGGTATCCGGGCAATCAGCAGGAACATGTTCAGGGTTTTCTGCATCAAAGCAGTGGGAGCCTTCTTTTACATTCCAACCATAGTTGCCTCCTTTTCTTACAATGCTTACTTCCTCCCATAGTTCCTGCCCTGCATCACCTGCAAATAGTTGGTGGCGGCCTTCCATGTCAAAGGAAAAGCGATACGGATTCCGGAAGCCATAGGCATAAATCTCATCCAGTCCTTCCTTATCTACAAAAGGATTATCAGCCGGTATGCCATAAGGATCACCACCATCCACATCAATCCTCAGGATATTACCCAGCAGGTTTTCTGTGATATCCTGTCCATTACCACCAGCATTATCTTCGTACCAGTCATCTACATGGCCCATGCCCTCATCATCCCGATTGCCACCATCGCCTACAGAGATGTAGAGATAGCCATCCATAGGCCCGAAGACCAGTGTGCCGGCGTTATGATTTGAGTAAGGGAAGTCAAAATGTAAGAGGGTCTTCTCCGAATTAGGATCAGCCATCAAAGGTGCTGCCGAGGCGGTGAACTCAGATACATAATTGGTATGGTCCCAATCATCAGGAGCCTCTGCCCGCAGCGGTGCGCTGTAGTAAACATATAATTTACCGTTGCTGAGATGGTCGGGATGCAGGGCTAATCCCAGCAGCCCTCTCTCATCGTAATGCTCATTGAGCTCTACTAATTTGTCGCGGATATCTAAGAAAGGCTCTTCCCGGAGTGTCCCATCCGGCATCACTACCCGAATCAGGCCAATTTGATCCACAACAAGTAATCTTCCGCTGCCATCAGGTACCTCAGTGACCATAACTGGCGCGGTGAGTCCTTCAGCAACCAGTTCAAGAGCTGGTTTTTTTGCCTTGTCTTTTTTGTCATCCAGCACATCTTCCAAGTCATCTATAAAGCGACAGCCTGATATACAAGCAAAGACAGCAAAAATGACAAATAGTTTGGTAGCTGTTGATCGATAAGTAATAGCCCCGGGTTCGTTGTTTAGTGCATAGTTCCTCATGATTATTCATTTTATAGTGAAAAAGT
Proteins encoded:
- a CDS encoding efflux RND transporter periplasmic adaptor subunit is translated as MYKPIWFLVAIALLGYGCQLSPDEEHTHGEGGHEHGAEALSYTVWTDSLELFVEFQPLIVGQLSSFAAHFTRLEDYKPVTEGSVTVSLVQGDKGIRQKVDAPSSPGIFNPALQPKQAGQARLIFELNAPGMQERIIIDSLEVYATTEEAVEHAPEQEEGEVTFLKEQAWKVNFQVKAVEKRDIHEVIKTSGQIMPVPGEERVINARTSGNVTFAGSQIVVGKPVQNGERIFNIQSAGFTENNLGTRLQQARAEYERAQADYERAQALVEDQIISRKNFQEIKADFEVAQANYNNLANNYGTQGQQIQSPILGFIKNILVEEGAYVNSGAPLATISQDQRLMIKGEVSQKYFQKLPQIRSANFKTSYQEQVHDLDSFNGKLLSYGKSAGGDAHYLPVYFELDNQGNLLSGSFLELYLKTQTLENVLVIPKSALMEDYGTYYVYEQISGESFAKREVRLGADDGLQVQVLKGIAPGAMVVTQGAYQVKMASMSSSVPAHGHSH
- a CDS encoding PQQ-dependent sugar dehydrogenase; this translates as MRNYALNNEPGAITYRSTATKLFVIFAVFACISGCRFIDDLEDVLDDKKDKAKKPALELVAEGLTAPVMVTEVPDGSGRLLVVDQIGLIRVVMPDGTLREEPFLDIRDKLVELNEHYDERGLLGLALHPDHLSNGKLYVYYSAPLRAEAPDDWDHTNYVSEFTASAAPLMADPNSEKTLLHFDFPYSNHNAGTLVFGPMDGYLYISVGDGGNRDDEGMGHVDDWYEDNAGGNGQDITENLLGNILRIDVDGGDPYGIPADNPFVDKEGLDEIYAYGFRNPYRFSFDMEGRHQLFAGDAGQELWEEVSIVRKGGNYGWNVKEGSHCFDAENPEHVPADCPDTDPEGDPLIDPVIEFKNSKQPGGLGLVVVAGYVYRGDELPKWNGQYIFGTWSATHEAPNGLVFIAKPKGSAGLWDFHQIEFTNTPTGDLNSYLLGFGQNSKGEVYILTSDTEGPSGHSGKVYMMVEKDK
- a CDS encoding efflux RND transporter permease subunit translates to MLNRIINASLQNRLLVLFLALAVSVAGTVIALEMDVDVFPDLTAPTVTVLTEAHGMATEEVERLVSYQIESALNGAPNVRRIRSSSAMGISIVWAEFEWGTEIYRARQIVSEKLTQVEENLPPGIGSPVLAPVSSIMGEIMLISVSSDEVSPMELRTLSDWTIRKRLLSVGGVSQVVVIGGDYKQYQVLASPERMKYYGVTFSELEEAVAGANVNASGGFLNEYGNQYIIRGEGKTTALPEMGQSVIKVVDQTPVTIADVAELTIGAAPKIGDGSMKGEDAVILTVLKQPETNTLELTERIDSELADMQTQLPEGVNINTHIFRQANFIQASIDNLQRTLLEGAFFVTLVLFLFLLNFRTTIISLLAIPLSLFVTIIVLKLLGLTINTMSLGGMAIAIGVLVDDAIIDVENIYKRLRENARKSEAERMPVVQIVYQASKEIRNSIMIATLIIIVAFIPLFFLSGMEGRLLRPLGISFITAVLTSLLVAVTLTPVLSSYLLKNRDRLLKQAEGSKVERWLSHRYRWVLERVLKLPKAVLAGTLVLFAVALVMMTQLGRSFLPEFNEGSLVISVVTPPGISLEESDKTGTLVEEILLSMPEIEVTSRRTGRAELDEHAQGVNASEVDAPFVLQDRSEEAFLSDLREKLSVVPGANITIGQPIAHRIDHMLSGTRANIAIKIFGPDLSRLFNLGNEIQTQIEGVEGLVDLNVEQQIEVPQLRIKPKRALLAKYGIRMQELMDFVDVAFAGETVSQVYEGQQSFDLVLRYEEESRGDLESIRNAPLDTYEGKKIPLYYVADVSVAGSPYNVNREDVQRKVVVSANVSGRDLRGVVNEIQQRIAENVELPQEYRIEYGGQFESEANASRLLLLASIAAMIIIFLLLYLEFNDLTLSGIVLLNLPLALIGGVIIVFFTSGIVSIASTIGFISLFGIATRNGILLISHYQSLLIEGKNLYETLIEGSLDRLNPILMTAFTTGLALIPLALSGAEAGNEIQSPMAVVILGGLLSATLLNLAVIPAVFFLLYRKKYA